TTTGTTGTATATAAGTACATAGTGAAGCATTAAAATGATGTAccataagttaaaaaaaaaaaaagcagtaaCATACCAGTACAAACAAGATTCCTGCATGCACCATTGCGGAAGTCATGAAACACTCTGTTGCGGTGATCTTGCAACATCTTTGCATGGATATAAAAACAAGAATATCCAAGCTCTGTGATCTTCTTGGCCAAAAGTTCCACCCGATTCACAGAGTTGCAGAATATGATTGATTGGTTTATTTGAAGCTGCATGAATCACACACGTATCATATCCAGAAATGGggggaaaaaagaaaagcatACATTGGTAGCATAGTTGAGACCAAACCTTAGAGAAAAGAGTGTTTAGACAGTGAACTTTCTGTCGTTCTTCAACAAAGGCATAATATTGTGTAATACCCTTGAGAGTAAGCTCATCCATAAGATTGATAATATAAGGCTTTTGTAAATATCTATCCTTGAAATCCTTAACAGTAACAGGAAATGTGGCAGAAAACATCAAAATCTGAcgatttggaggaagaaagcGGATCAGCTGCTCTATTGAGGGTTGAAATTCCGGAGACAAAAGCTTGTCAGCCTGAAAAACAAATACATACAAGATCAACTGCTTGCaactagaaaaataaattcaaggATATATTAGTtacaataagaaaaaaattaatcaccacagacaaaaattatgtaaaaaaaaaaaaaaaaaaaaaaaaagataaaaggaaaaaaaaggatGGAAGCAAAAGATTAAATAGCTAACCATCCTATACATCGCTCTctgagaaattaaaaaaataaagaactgTAGTCAAGTTGGTACCTACCTCATCCATAACAAGCATTGAACAATCTTTCAAAACACAAACACCCTTCTTTGCGAGATCTAGTATCCTTCCAGGAGTCCCAACAAGCAAATGCACCGGTTGGTATAGACGCATGATGTCATCTTTTAGACTTGTACCTCCTGTGGTGACCATTACTTGAATTTTCAAGTGCTTCCCAAGCTCCTTGCAAACTTGTGATGTCTGAAGAGCCAACTCTCTAGTGGGAACAAGTATAACAACTGCATGCAAATGAATAGTCCAAGTCAGAAAAAACTAGCAGTAGGCATTAGTCTGATTTAATCCCTGAAAGACTTCTTTAGTAATTATCCCATTCTCATGCAGCAAAGAGATTCATATATTCATCTACTGGAACCAAAGCAATAAAAACAACTCAAGGCATCCCATGAAATCCCTAAATATACccaatcaagaaaggaagtaaTCTAATTTGGATAGTTTAAAAAGTTACTCTAGACTGATTGCACAACTAAAGCACCATAATAGCAATGAATGCAGTATGTTCAAAGGTATATAATATGTGTGATCATAGAGAAGGTGAATGATCTAACCTTGAATAAAATTGTTATCTTGGTCAATTTTTTCTAAAGCAGGAATACAAAAGGCTGCTGTTTTCCCAGTTCCATTTTTAGCTCTAGCAAGAATATCACTGCCTGTAAGAGCAATTGGTATGCTTTCTTCCTGTATAGGGGAGGGTCTTTCAAACCCCTTCTCATAGATTCCCATAAGCAATTCACGTTTCAGAAAGTAGTCCTCAAATTCATTTCCTTTTGTGGCTGTCACATCCTAAACAATGGAGATAAAAAGGCACattacaactcataagcatTTAGAAAAGGACAACAGTACcattaccagtagaaccagAAATATAATCAAGAACCATACTTCTGTTTTGTAGCGTGTATCAGGTGGAGGTATCTTCAGCCTGGCCTTCCAATCTTGTGAactaatggaaaaaaaaaaaaaaaagaagattaaAGCTATGACACTAGCGTAAGGATGTCGTGAATACACGTCTAGAAGGTTAAATTGAGCATGGAAGATTTGCTTTTATATACAAATCAAAACACCTTGAAGAACTTGTAAACAAGAAACCCAATCTAAGATCCCTACAACCACAAACACACATTAAAGTCTCAACCGCATTCTTCAGCATGCAATTCACCCTTTTTCCCTTACATTTCCCAATGTTGAATAGCCCCATAAAATTCAACTACCATAAGTTCCTTTCAGTTTCCAGCACAAATAACACCAACCGCGCAATTACTAGATCACCAAACATTACCCGAAACAAAAAATATACAAAGAGACAGACACGCGTTTAGGTTCATGCCGCTTAAGCAGTTCAGAAAAATATCCGCAACACATCAAAAGACACCCACCAAGTACAAGTTCAAAGAAACACGCAATGCATAGAAGGACACTCACGAATACAAAGACGAATATTTGAAATGAGATACATAATATATTTGAGTTAATGGGTAAGCGGACCTAGAGTCAACGGCCTCAGACTGAACGGTCTTTTCAACCTCGTCAACGCTGGAATCTGCAGGAGGTAACTGGGTCCTCCTCAACCACTGCTGCTGCTGTTGTTGTTGAAACTGCTGGTGATTCTGCATCGAATTCCTCTGCACATACTGCTGCTGCGGAACCCTCGACTGAAAACTGGGGTTCGCGTTCATACCTGCGCCTCTACCGGCACCGATCCCTGGCGTATACCGCCCTCTATTATAATTGTTCATCAACAACAACCCTAGCTATAACTACCTAGCCGATTCAAACCTAAAATCTGCGCAAAAATCTACCGAAAGATAAACAAGAAAAGAACTATGACCGTGAATAGTTACAAAATCAATGGGACTAAAAAGCTTTAGGGTTTGATAAagaatgaaaacaaaaatttatcaaaaggTCAAGTCTATCGAAGGAAAATTTATACAAACAGGAGGACGAAAATTGAAATCTAGGGTTTCTCAACGGGTAGAACCgcaaataaaaagaaagcagaAGCGCTGAGAAAGATGAGCGTCACGGAtagggttttgatgctttgggAGGGAGAAGGAGGTGAGATCGTGAATTAGGAGCAAAATCGAGAAGAAAAATTCAGCGGATCTGAAGTGAAAGCGAGAAATGGAGCGATTTCCGGTGGAAAAGATAGCAAAATGGAAGAGTTTGGTGGTGCTTTATGAAGctagaagaagagagaagaggacGTTCGTTGATT
The Manihot esculenta cultivar AM560-2 chromosome 1, M.esculenta_v8, whole genome shotgun sequence genome window above contains:
- the LOC110615673 gene encoding DEAD-box ATP-dependent RNA helicase 8 isoform X1, with the protein product MNNYNRGRYTPGIGAGRGAGMNANPSFQSRVPQQQYVQRNSMQNHQQFQQQQQQQWLRRTQLPPADSSVDEVEKTVQSEAVDSSSQDWKARLKIPPPDTRYKTEDVTATKGNEFEDYFLKRELLMGIYEKGFERPSPIQEESIPIALTGSDILARAKNGTGKTAAFCIPALEKIDQDNNFIQVVILVPTRELALQTSQVCKELGKHLKIQVMVTTGGTSLKDDIMRLYQPVHLLVGTPGRILDLAKKGVCVLKDCSMLVMDEADKLLSPEFQPSIEQLIRFLPPNRQILMFSATFPVTVKDFKDRYLQKPYIINLMDELTLKGITQYYAFVEERQKVHCLNTLFSKLQINQSIIFCNSVNRVELLAKKITELGYSCFYIHAKMLQDHRNRVFHDFRNGACRNLVCTDLFTRGIDIQAVNVVINFDFPKNSETYLHRVGRSGRFGHLGLAVNLITYEDRFNLYRIEQELGTEIKQIPPHIDQAIYCR
- the LOC110615673 gene encoding DEAD-box ATP-dependent RNA helicase 8 isoform X2; amino-acid sequence: MNNYNRGRYTPGIGAGRGAGMNANPSFQSRVPQQQYVQRNSMQNHQQFQQQQQQQWLRRTQLPPADSSVDEVEKTVQSEAVDSSSQDWKARLKIPPPDTRYKTEDVTATKGNEFEDYFLKRELLMGIYEKGFERPSPIQEESIPIALTGSDILARAKNGTGKTAAFCIPALEKIDQDNNFIQVVILVPTRELALQTSQVCKELGKHLKIQVMVTTGGTSLKDDIMRLYQPVHLLVGTPGRILDLAKKGVCVLKDCSMLVMDEADKLLSPEFQPSIEQLIRFLPPNRQILMFSATFPVTVKDFKDRYLQKPYIINLMDELTLKGITQYYAFVEERQKVHCLNTLFSKLQINQSIIFCNSVNRVELLAKKITELGYSCFYIHAKMLQDHRNRVFHDFRNGACRNLVCTEDAWDIIS